The following DNA comes from Poseidonibacter antarcticus.
TGAGCATAAATATTTATACTATTATTTAAAATAGCATATAGTCCCCATGTAAGTAATGCCATATACGTTGTATTAATCCATGGCATAATTTTTGTAATTAGTTCAGGGTCATTGATTAAAATATAAAGAGATATTTGAATTCCAAGTAAATATAAACTATATTTTAGTGGACTATCAATAGACATTCTTAAATATTGTCTAATAACATCACTATCTTCATCTTCATTTTTTGCGAAAAATTTTGATATGATAATAGCAAATAAGCTAATAATTTTAATATTTAATAATCTAAATACTAACATTATCAATATAACAACAACAATCTCACCAATTGAAAATTTCAAATAATAAGATGTAAGACCAGAAATAAATGATATACCATAAATTGAATCAATTTTATTTACTAAATATTGTAAGTTAAACTCATCAATAAAAAAGTTTGTTTGTCTATACATTGACATATTTTCAAGTAAGTATTGTAAGATAAAATTTTGCAAATGGTTTTGGTTATAAAGTTCAATATAATTCTCAGTAAAAGCTATGGATATCTTATTTTTATTTTTTGATTCTTTTTCATAAAGTTCTGCATATTTATAAATTAGTGATTTTTGTAAATCTGAAATATTATCTTTTAAAAGTTTTTCAAAATATTTTCTATCTTTATATTCTTGCTTGGCTAATATGATTTTTTTTAAAGTTTCTTCATATTTAAATTCTTGTGTTAAAGTTTCTTTTTTTAATTCATCTCTTTTAACTGCAAGGGAATTGTTTTCAATTTTATTAATATTAATTTTGTTTGATAATAAATTAATTTGTTTTTTATACTCTTTTTCATCAAAAGTGAAAGATAAATATTTTTCATTGTTTATATTTTCTATTACTGTATTTAAGAGTATATTCTGTTTTTCTATTTGTTCCTCTACTGAACCTTTTATTTCAGTTATATTGTTTTTTTCATCAAAAATATCGGTTAATGGTTCTTTCTTTTCTTCTACTTTAGTATCTGTTTTAGTTAAGGGAAGGGATTCTTTTTTAATATCTTCTGCATATAAAAAAATTGGGATTAATAATATTAGCAGTATCTTACAAAATAGGTTTAAACTCATTTATTCTCCATAATAATTATTTTAATTAAGTATTATTATATGATTTTTAGGCTTATTTCTAACTATATGTTTTGAGTATGAAGTATAATTAAGATCTTATTGCAATAAAAGAAAAAGTTAGATCTATATGTATTTTTAAATTAATGCAAAAAATATTGTATAATGAAATAAATAGGAATTAAAATGATTAAAGAAAATAAGAAAAACTTCAAAGTGGAATTGATACTGATATTATTTACTTTTGGAGTAATATTCTCTTTTATCTTAACTAATAAAATTTTATTTGGCGAAAAAGTACAAAACATTGCTCTTTCTAATTCAATAAATATTTATTATGAAAAAAATAGAATTTTTGAAGAATTTTTAGATTTATCTAGAAACCAACTTAATGCTATTAATAAATCAAATTATTTTAAAGAGTTTATTTCTTCAGGGGATATTAATAAAACAAAAGATTTATTTTTAGCACTAGCAAGAACTTCTCCTGATATTATGCAATTAAGATATATTGATAAGAATGGGAATGAAATTTTAAGAGTAGAAAGAGAAAAAATTGCATCTTCAATATATTTAATACCAAAAAAGCAGTTACAAAATAAAAAAAATAGATACTACTTTATGAATTCATTAAAAATGCCTTATGAAAAGGTTTGGTTTTCAAATTTAGATTTAAATATAGAGAATAAAAAAGTAGAAATCCCTTTTAATCCAACACTTAGAGCAATTTTACCAATACAGAAAAATGACAGTTTTAATGGTATTATAATTATTAACTATTTTATGGAAGATTTTTTAAATACATTAAAAGAAAATACTATTTATAATACTATTCTATTTGACAAAAATGGAAATACTTTAATACATTATGAAAAAGATAAAAATTGGGGGCTTTACTTAAAAGAGAAATATAATCTTAATAAAGAATATGGAAAAGAAATAAAAGAAGTTTTAGAAAATGGTGAATATGAAGATAAAAAAGTATTTATTAAAAAATTTGATTTTGATATTTCCAATGACTTATATATGCTTTTTAAATTAAAAGATAAATATCTTGTGCAGTTAAAGAAAGAGCAAATAAAAGAATATATTGTAGTGTCTTTTATAGTACTTATCTTAGCATTAATTGCATCAATATTCTTATCAAAACTTTTTAATAATATGTCTAAGACTATTTCTAAAACAGGAGATAGACTAAAAGAGGCATCAGATTTAGTAAAACTTAGCTATTACAAATATAATTATAAAGATAGGTTAATAACCTTTGATGATAATTTTTTTAAATTATTAAATTATAATGATATTGAAAAAAAATCTTATCATTTAAATGAATTAAAAGAATTTCTTAACGAAGATTTTTTAAATCACTTAAAAATAAAGATTGCTGATATTAAATATGAAGATTCTTTAGAATTTGTAAATTACACAAAAGATAATAAAAAATTAAATTTTTTTACAAAGTTTAGAGCTATTTATGAAAATAATAAAATTATTGAACTTGAAGGTATCTTTCAAGATATCACAAAACAAAAAACATTAATGAAATCTTTTGAAGAAGCAAAAAATGAAGCAGAAGATGCAAATCAAGCTAAAAGTAAGTTTCTTGCTAATATGAGTCATGAAATAAGAACACCTTTAAATGGTATAATTGGTCTAAATAAATTGGCATTACAATCAAATCCAAGTTCAAGAATTAAAGAATTTTTATTAAAATCGGAAGTTTCATCTCTAGCATTGTTAAATGTAATAAATGATATATTAGATTATTCTAAAATTGAAGCAAGAAAGTTAAGTTTAGAAAAAACAAGTTTTGAATTTGATAAATTACTTTTAAATGTAACTAATCTATTTGATTATGAAGCATATAAGAAAGAAATAGATTTACATATAGATTATGATAATAATATACCTAAAGTATTACTAGGTGATCCCCATAGAATTACACAAATTCTTAATAATCTTGTAGGTAATGCTGTTAAATTCACTAATTCAGGTTATATAGAAATTAAGACAACACTAATTGAAAAAAACGATGATAACTTAATCTTAAAATGTAGTGTAAAAGATAGTGGTATTGGTATGAATAAGGAAGAACAAAAGAAATTATTTAAATCTTTTTCACAAGTTGATAATTCAACTACACGAATTTATGGTGGTACTGGTCTAGGTTTAACCATAACAAAAGAATTAGTTGAATTAATGAATGGAAATATTGAAGTGATAAGTGAAAAAGGTTTAGGAACAGTCTTCACCTTTAGCTTGAATTTGTCTTATGAAAATATTTATGGATTAGATAATACTCATTTTAAAAATAAGAATTTTTTATTAATAGATGATAATGAAATAGATATAAGGCTTATTGAAAATATCTTAGAATCATGGGGAGTTAAATCATCAAGTTGTTTAAATGCAAATGATGCATTAATTAAACTTGAAAGTAATTCAAGTTTTGATTATATTTTGGTTGATTGGATTATGCCTGGACTTGATGGTGTTGATTTTATAAAAGAATTGAAAAAAAGAAATCTAGAAAACTGCCCAAAAATTATTATGGTTACAGCATATGAGGAGGATAGTCTAAAAGTGAAGTTAAAAGAAAAAGAAGTATCTGTTAATAATATCTTAAGAAAACCTTTTACTCCATCTTCAATATATAATGTTCTAATAGATCTTGAAAATACTAATAAAGATAAGTTAATAATAGATAATAAAAAACAGAATGATTATATAATTGATGCTAAAATATTAGTAGTAGAAGATAATAATATTAATCAATTAATATGTGAACAAATGCTTAAAAAATTTGGAATAACAGTTACTCTAGCAAATGATGGAATTGAAGCTATAGAAATATGTAAAAAAAATCATTTTGATATGATTCTAATGGATTTACATATGCCTAGAATGAATGGATTTGATTCAACTAAACATATTAGGGAATTTGATAAAAAAACTCCAATAATTGCATTAACAGCAGCTGTTATGAGTGAAGATAAAATATTGTCAAATGAGGTGGGAATGCAAGAACATTTATCAAAACCTATAGATTTTGATGAATTGATTAGATGTATAAATAAATATTTACCTAATTTAATAAATAAAAAAGAACCTATAAAAAAAGAAAAAATGATAAATAAACATTTAGACTTAGATGAATTATTATATAGAGTGG
Coding sequences within:
- a CDS encoding mechanosensitive ion channel family protein, producing the protein MSLNLFCKILLILLIPIFLYAEDIKKESLPLTKTDTKVEEKKEPLTDIFDEKNNITEIKGSVEEQIEKQNILLNTVIENINNEKYLSFTFDEKEYKKQINLLSNKININKIENNSLAVKRDELKKETLTQEFKYEETLKKIILAKQEYKDRKYFEKLLKDNISDLQKSLIYKYAELYEKESKNKNKISIAFTENYIELYNQNHLQNFILQYLLENMSMYRQTNFFIDEFNLQYLVNKIDSIYGISFISGLTSYYLKFSIGEIVVVILIMLVFRLLNIKIISLFAIIISKFFAKNEDEDSDVIRQYLRMSIDSPLKYSLYLLGIQISLYILINDPELITKIMPWINTTYMALLTWGLYAILNNSINIYAHNLLEKYPNVRKEMIVFILRIIKIILILLVILFLFMQLGIDIKAIAASLGVGGIAIALAAKDTLANFFGSLNIMTDNSFSQGDWIKTSSVEGTVVDIRMRTTRIRTFDNAMITVPNTQLANTDIINWSKRKIGRRIKMTLGVTYQSKMEDIIQLKNDIHDMLEDHPHIASSKNSIISHTRRFEAIKREDLDGVKRTLLVYIDEYGASSINILIYCFSRSPDWEDWLTTKEDVLIKIDQLVKKNNCDFAYPTQTLMLKNDDEQVLVQEDK
- a CDS encoding response regulator: MIKENKKNFKVELILILFTFGVIFSFILTNKILFGEKVQNIALSNSINIYYEKNRIFEEFLDLSRNQLNAINKSNYFKEFISSGDINKTKDLFLALARTSPDIMQLRYIDKNGNEILRVEREKIASSIYLIPKKQLQNKKNRYYFMNSLKMPYEKVWFSNLDLNIENKKVEIPFNPTLRAILPIQKNDSFNGIIIINYFMEDFLNTLKENTIYNTILFDKNGNTLIHYEKDKNWGLYLKEKYNLNKEYGKEIKEVLENGEYEDKKVFIKKFDFDISNDLYMLFKLKDKYLVQLKKEQIKEYIVVSFIVLILALIASIFLSKLFNNMSKTISKTGDRLKEASDLVKLSYYKYNYKDRLITFDDNFFKLLNYNDIEKKSYHLNELKEFLNEDFLNHLKIKIADIKYEDSLEFVNYTKDNKKLNFFTKFRAIYENNKIIELEGIFQDITKQKTLMKSFEEAKNEAEDANQAKSKFLANMSHEIRTPLNGIIGLNKLALQSNPSSRIKEFLLKSEVSSLALLNVINDILDYSKIEARKLSLEKTSFEFDKLLLNVTNLFDYEAYKKEIDLHIDYDNNIPKVLLGDPHRITQILNNLVGNAVKFTNSGYIEIKTTLIEKNDDNLILKCSVKDSGIGMNKEEQKKLFKSFSQVDNSTTRIYGGTGLGLTITKELVELMNGNIEVISEKGLGTVFTFSLNLSYENIYGLDNTHFKNKNFLLIDDNEIDIRLIENILESWGVKSSSCLNANDALIKLESNSSFDYILVDWIMPGLDGVDFIKELKKRNLENCPKIIMVTAYEEDSLKVKLKEKEVSVNNILRKPFTPSSIYNVLIDLENTNKDKLIIDNKKQNDYIIDAKILVVEDNNINQLICEQMLKKFGITVTLANDGIEAIEICKKNHFDMILMDLHMPRMNGFDSTKHIREFDKKTPIIALTAAVMSEDKILSNEVGMQEHLSKPIDFDELIRCINKYLPNLINKKEPIKKEKMINKHLDLDELLYRVGSENLINELLEKFVNTYSDYNIELNSSFKTEEFEKNIHKLKGVSGNLALKILFTKCIEIEKESILENKRKLLDELLLELDEVISIIKNMKKI